TAAAAGCCTGAACAAAATCCAACAATAGGGAATATCCCGCCTGGACCTAGACCAAAGCCTCCTCTACTATTGCCGCTGTGACAAGAGGTGCTGCTGATGTTTGAGTACGCCTGATTACACCCTAACACACTGTAAGAACCAAATTGAACACGCATCACAACCGGCAGGAAGCACAGAAGCACCCTAAAATATGGTGAAGGCTGAATCATTTGGTGAGATTTCGTGACTTCTAGTGACGCCTGATTACAAATGGGAGTATATCTTTGGAGAAACTCCAAATTGAATGTTCTTTTGAGGGGATTGGGTCAAAAGATGATCAAGGTGTATTCTTACATGTCCTATCACAAAGATCCATCGCaaatcgaagtcaaatatgaaGAACGAAAATTCaaagaaaatagaaaaaaatCCAAATATGAGAATCAGAAGGGGATTCGGAAGGCATGAAATTTTTTCTGACAAAAAAAACTAAATTGGACTGAGTTCAACACGAATTCGAGAGTGCATAGCTAGGTTTCTATCTCACGGTATGGTTATTGTTTAATTGCATAGATTGGAAAATACAATTGGTATGGTCCAGTAAAAGTTTATTGTGTAATTCCACGTGAAGAAAAGTCCGAGCCTGCTTTACTAATCAAACTACAATGTCCACATAAATTAAAAAAATCTGTGGAAAATAAAACAAAATCATATGGAACCAGGCCTTGAACCCCCAAGATTTTTCAACACTAGCCTATCAACCCGTGCTCCCACACGGGCTAATTAGAATTAACATAAAAATAAGACTTATAGCTAATAaatataattatctatctcgCACCCTCTTTcgtctattaaatattctaacacatactctgaaatacatatttatcattatctagttgcaatatatttcattttgcatcacacctccatgtgtgtttgatatatatttaattgaaccatttATTTGTGAATTGGTATTCTTATCTTTTCTATCATACATGGATACATGGTGACACATACCgtgggtagtatttttatataaataatatattaataatgatagaactagtaatttagaatttatattggtgcactttaatattttattataattatataattttgaTTCCGatttaggggttactttaaGTTTTAATAATAACATAATTTGATAATTTATATGAAAAATTAGGGggttatttgcattatttttataatgatataggtgggtaatttacacgaagattagggggttactttagatttttttaTAATGATAGATGTAGGTAATTTAGATGGTTATTTTAGTCTATTTTCATAATAGCAGAGGTGAgtaatttattagaaaagataaaagaTCTGGtgactattatgattagagttgtGAGAATTTCTAaaatttctctatttttttaaagTGTCCACCTAGAATTTAGGTGGCTTCACATGGAGGCTTCAAAAGAAATCTCCGATTAGTAATAGTAAAATCCCTACGCCTACGTGAAAATGTGGGGGGAAATCACACGCCATCAGCTAGATGTTGATCGCCGGCCGTGCTTACTATTCTTTTGCGTACGGTGACGCCCTAGCTGCCAGAGAGCAGCAAGAGCAGAACACTCGAGTCAAGTCGCTGATGCATCAAGCAGAGACTTGTGTGCAACAGGGAAGAGTCTCCTCGCAAATTCCCACGCAACACGGACCGTCCGATCAGACAAGCAGCCCCTGTTTTCTGCTACGCCGTTTCATCAAGCTAATTAAACTGCAAGGATTAGAACGGGGAGATCAGAGTTCAGACAGGCCGTCGCTTTCGGCATCAGGCAGACTGCATTGGGCCGGGGTTGCGAGTTCAACGACGAAATCTGAAGACGGCGCGTGGCACGCTTGACTTGTATTCTCTCTAGACTAGCTAGACAGAGGTCACGAATTCTACCGCGTATTGTATGGAGAAGAAGTGACAGATGTGCATGAATTGTCACGTTATCTCAAACTGCAACGTGACCTTTGACCAGGTGAGTGCACACTGAGAACATGTAGGATGCTTTAAGGCGTCAGCAAAGGCAAAAGCCAAATACCATTGGAAGTGTTCGCTTATTAGATTAGTTAGACTGAGCAATGCAACGCGAATCAGCTTATCTGCAAGGACAAACGGTCACTGAACGGCGAACTCACCCGAGCCATCAGATGGAGATCGGACGGCCTGAATGGAGCCACGACGCCCAGCAAGTTGCTGGAGTCGTGCACCTTGTCTCCCATTTGTAGCGATCTATAAAGAAGACCAGCCTTCCTCGCGCCTCCACTACCTCTCCTATCCCCTCCAATCTTCCCTCGTCTCTAGCTACCTCCCCCTCCATTGCTCAAGGCTCTGCGGCATCCGTTGCGATGGCAGTCCAGTCGTCCATGGAGACGCAAGCGCCCGGGAATTCTTCTCCGCCCAAGGTACTCCCATCAGCATGTTTTCACTTTCAGTTTCTTGACCATGTTTGCACGACCATGCTGCCATCATTttcctcttgttcttctttttctttttccatacATGTCTATAACATTTAAAAAACACACGCCTAAGATTTTGGGACAAAAGAAGATCGACAGTAATTTTGGGACAAAAATCAAACTCGAGTTTTGAGCCTTTGACTGCCTGTGATCAGTCAGTCCAACTCGGCAGCTTGAAAAAAAGCAACTGGTTTAATGGCACGAACTCGATCGATCGCAGGATGGCAGGAGCGCCCAGGAGAAGGCTGTGGAGGACTGGCTCCCGATCAACGCGTCGCGGAACGCCAAGTGGTGGTACTCCGCCTTCCACAATGTCACCGCCATggtcggcgccggcgtgctcggCCTCCCCTACGCCATGTCCGAGCTCGGCTGGGGCGCCGGCATCACCGTGCTCATCCTGTCGTGGGTCATCACGCTGTACACGCTGTGGCAGATGGTGGAGATGCACGAGATGGTGCCGGGCAGGCGGTTCGACCGGTACCACGAGCTCGGGCAGTACGCGTTCGGCGAGAAGCTGGGCCTTTGGATCGTCGTGCCGCAGCagctggtggtggaggtgggCGTGAACATCGTGTACATGGTCACCGGGGGCACCTCGCTCAAGAAGTTCCACGACACGGTCTGCGAAGACTGCAAGAGCATCAAGCTCACCTACTTCATCATGATCTTCGCCTCCGTCCACTTCGTGCTCTCCCAGCTCCCAAACTTCAACTCCATCTCCGGCgtctccctcgccgccgccgtcatgtCGCTCAGGTACTGTAGCACATCCGGCAGATCTCTGAAAACTGCATGGAGCTCAAGTGATCACTGACAAGGACATGAACACTGCTACTCATGGCAGTTACTCCACGATCGCGTGGGGCGCGTCGGTGGACAAGGGGAAGCTGGACGACGTGGACTACAGCCTCCGCGCGACGACGACGCCGGGGAAGGTGTTCGGCTTCCTAGGGGCGCTGGGGACCGTGGCGTTCGCGTACGCGGGGCACAACGTGGTGCTGGAGATCCAGGCCACCATCCCGTCGACGCCGGAGAAGCCGTCCAAGAAGCCCATGTGGAGGGGCGTCGTCGTCGCCTACATCGTCGTCGCGGTGTGCTACTTCCCCGTCTCGCTCGTCGGCTACTGGGCCTTCGGCAACAGAGTCGACAGCGACATCCTCATCACGCTCTCCAGGCCCAAGTGGCTCATCGCCCTCGCCAACATGATGGTCGTCATCCATGTCATTGGCAGCTACCAGGTACATACAGGTGTCTTCCAAGTCATGCAGCTACAAGCAGGAACTCAGTACTGCATCATCTCTGAACTGAATGTTGTTGGTGACACAGATTTACGCGATGCCGGTGTTCGACATGATAGAGACGGTGCTGGTGAAGAGACTAAAATTCCCTCCAGGCCTGACGCTCCGCCTGATTGCTCGGACTGTCTATGTCGGTAATGCCTCTGTCTGAACTGAGCTCTCTTCAGTCTGAATTCTGAAAGACTGCTTACCATATGGGCCTCTCGCCCTGAACAATACGGAGTAAGACTGATGAGATGCCAACTGTGCTGTGCAGCGTTCACAATGTTCATAGCAATCACCTTCCCTTTCTTTGATGGGCTGCTCAGTTTCTTTGGTGGATTTGCCTTCGCACCGACTACCTATTTCGTAAGTTCCCGTTGGTCGATTGTCCATTGTTTCTGCTACAATGATGGTGTGTTTTGGTTTAAGAACTGTAGCCTGAGAGCTGAGCAATTGTTGCGTGTTTATTTCTGACAGCTTCCCTGCATTATGTGGCTTGCAATCTACAAACCCAGAAGGTTCAGCCTCTCATGGTTCACTAACTGGGTGAGAACAACCAACAATCCAGCCTCTCGTGTCTCAGCTTAACCTGCTCTCGTCTAACTTCTTGTGTTCTCCGCCGTATTCTTCAGATCTGCATTGTTCTTGGAGTGCTGCTGATGGTACTGGCGCCGATTGGAGGACTCCGGAATATCATTTTGAATGCA
The Panicum hallii strain FIL2 chromosome 6, PHallii_v3.1, whole genome shotgun sequence genome window above contains:
- the LOC112898538 gene encoding lysine histidine transporter 1-like; this translates as MAVQSSMETQAPGNSSPPKDGRSAQEKAVEDWLPINASRNAKWWYSAFHNVTAMVGAGVLGLPYAMSELGWGAGITVLILSWVITLYTLWQMVEMHEMVPGRRFDRYHELGQYAFGEKLGLWIVVPQQLVVEVGVNIVYMVTGGTSLKKFHDTVCEDCKSIKLTYFIMIFASVHFVLSQLPNFNSISGVSLAAAVMSLSYSTIAWGASVDKGKLDDVDYSLRATTTPGKVFGFLGALGTVAFAYAGHNVVLEIQATIPSTPEKPSKKPMWRGVVVAYIVVAVCYFPVSLVGYWAFGNRVDSDILITLSRPKWLIALANMMVVIHVIGSYQIYAMPVFDMIETVLVKRLKFPPGLTLRLIARTVYVAFTMFIAITFPFFDGLLSFFGGFAFAPTTYFLPCIMWLAIYKPRRFSLSWFTNWICIVLGVLLMVLAPIGGLRNIILNAKTYKFYQ